CTTCAGGCCGCCGGCCATGTGAGCCGTTAACCGTGGCACGAAGACCGGTGGATGGTCTGACCTAACCGGTCTGATTTCGTACTGCCTGAGAATGGAAGCCACAACGTACTTCATCTGAATGAAAGCCATCTCCTTCCCAAGGCACACCCTTGGTCCTGCCTGAAATATTGGAAATTTGTAAGGACTTACCTTCTTCAGCGAGCTTCTCTTTTCTGGTTCAAGGAACCATCTCTCTGGTTTGAATTCTAGCCGATTCTTGCCCCACAGTGCTTCCATTCTCCCCATCCCGTAGGGGAAGTAAGTCACCCTATCTCCTGCTCGGACAGGAGTATTGTCCGGCAACAAATCATCGGCGAGAGCGTGCTTTGAGTCCCAGGCTACGGGTGGGTAGAGCCTCATTGATTCACATAGACATGCCTTTAACATTCTCAACGCCTTCAACGAGTCATAATCTAGCTTTCTTTCTGTTGTAAATTTCGTCTCCTTCACTAACTCTTCTTCTATTTCAGGATGACAAGAGAGCAACCAGAAGAGCCATGTCATTGCCGCTGAAGTGGTGTCCCTCCCTGCCATGATGAAACTTATCATCATGTCTCTTATCACCTTCTCTTCATGGCCAGCCAATATGAGCCGTGAAAGGAGATCTTCATCCTGATTTTCTGCTCCTTCTactatcatcttcttcctcttaaCAATAATCTCTGCAACATATTGATGAACTTGTTCAACGGCATCTTTAAGCCTTTTTTCAGATCCAATCCCAAGCCATCTCTTTATCTTCCAAATTGCAAATAAAGGAGCAGCTGCTCGCCTCGCGCTTATCTCTGATGCCATGTCAAAAGCTCTTGCAAGA
The Hevea brasiliensis isolate MT/VB/25A 57/8 chromosome 18, ASM3005281v1, whole genome shotgun sequence genome window above contains:
- the LOC110672803 gene encoding cytochrome P450 94B1 → MATSIFLLTCHFLSFVLLYVPFIYFLNAVLCKFRLVSANGPPTYPIIGCLISFYKNQSRLLDWYTELLAKSTTNTIVVKRLGARRTIVTANPENVEYMLKTNFNNFPKGKPFTEILGDFLGYGIFNVDGELWHTQRKLASHEFTAKSLREFFMITLEEEVNKCLLPVLGSLEETGEAVDLQELLRRLAFNIICKVSLGIDRCCLDPSLPVPPLARAFDMASEISARRAAAPLFAIWKIKRWLGIGSEKRLKDAVEQVHQYVAEIIVKRKKMIVEGAENQDEDLLSRLILAGHEEKVIRDMMISFIMAGRDTTSAAMTWLFWLLSCHPEIEEELVKETKFTTERKLDYDSLKALRMLKACLCESMRLYPPVAWDSKHALADDLLPDNTPVRAGDRVTYFPYGMGRMEALWGKNRLEFKPERWFLEPEKRSSLKKVSPYKFPIFQAGPRVCLGKEMAFIQMKYVVASILRQYEIRPVRSDHPPVFVPRLTAHMAGGLKVVVRKR